Genomic DNA from Corynebacterium diphtheriae:
TCAAACACGGTGGTGTACTTGTATGGCGGAATTTGTAGGCCGATCCCTTGGTGCATGCCGTTGCCGGTCATGAGGTCCATCTCGTGGCGGGGTACCTCGATCATGGGGATGCCACGGGAGTGAGCGATCTGGACGGCTTCGCTGAGGCGGTTGTCGTTTTTGGTGCCTTCCACGATGTAGAGCGAGGTTGCTGGCACCTTGGCGTGCAGGCATTCGACGACGGGGTTGCGGCCCACAACCAGCTCGGAGGTTTCCTCTTTGACGTGGCGGCCTTGGTCGCGACGCTTGCGCTCCATCTTCTTTTTGTATGCTGCGTGGTACTCGCGGTCTTCGGCTTTAGGGGTTGGGCCTTTGCCTTTGAGTCCGCGGCGGCGTACTGCGCCGGAGCCTTTAGTTGCGCCCTTTTTGTTGGTTTTGCGCAAACCTGGGCGGTTGGTGTGATTACCAGCCATGGTTGTTCTCTCAGTTCGTGTAGTCGTTTAGTTATTCAGTGCCCATGTTGGGCCATCAGGTGTATCGGTGACGGTGATGCCTGCGGCGTGGAGGCGGTCGCGGACTTCATCAGCAGTTGCCCAGTCCTTGGCAGCGCGTGCTTCGGTGCGACGCTGTAGCTCGGCGTGTACCAATACGTCGAGTGCGGCGTTTGCGGAGGAGTCGGAGGCTGCGGAGTCGAGCCACTTCTCGTCGAGTGGATCAACGCCCAGCACGGCGGCCATAGCGCGAACGCTTGCGGCGATCTCACGGGCCTTATCGACGTCTCCTGCTGCGAGTGCAGAGTTTCCATGCCGGACCTGGGTGTGGATCTCTGCCAGTGCGCGTGGGACGGCGAGGTCATCGTTCATGGCCTCTTCAAATTCCGTGGTCCACTGCCCTGCTTCTACGTCGGCAACCTTGGTTAAGAATGCCTCGATGCGTCGATAGCCGGCGGCGGCCTCAAGGAGTGCACCTTCGGAGTATTCCAGCATGGAGCGGTAGTGTGCAGATCCCAAGTAGTAGCGCAGCTCGACTGGGCGGACTTTGTCCAAAATGTTTGGAACGGACAAGACGTTGCCCAGGGACTTACTCATCTTCTCGCCACTCATGGTGACCCAGTGGTTGTGCATCCAGTAGTTGGCAAAACCATCGCCTGCGGCATGGGATTGGGCGATCTCGTTCTCGTGGTGTGGGAACTGAAGATCAAGGCCACCGCAGTGGATATCAAACTCCCCGCCGAGGTACC
This window encodes:
- the cysS gene encoding cysteine--tRNA ligase, which gives rise to MTLRIFDTGTRSLRDFEPIRPGHASVYLCGATPQTQPHIGHVRSGVAFDILRRWLIAQGLDVAFVRNVTDIDDKILTKAAENGRPWWEWVSTYEREFTWAYNQLGVLPPSVEPRATGHVTQMVEYMQRLIDNGFAYAAEGSVYFDVAAWTAAEGSDYGSLSGNRVEEMEQGETEITGKRGAHDFALWKAAKPGEPSWPTPWGAGRPGWHLECSAMATWYLGGEFDIHCGGLDLQFPHHENEIAQSHAAGDGFANYWMHNHWVTMSGEKMSKSLGNVLSVPNILDKVRPVELRYYLGSAHYRSMLEYSEGALLEAAAGYRRIEAFLTKVADVEAGQWTTEFEEAMNDDLAVPRALAEIHTQVRHGNSALAAGDVDKAREIAASVRAMAAVLGVDPLDEKWLDSAASDSSANAALDVLVHAELQRRTEARAAKDWATADEVRDRLHAAGITVTDTPDGPTWALNN